The Quercus lobata isolate SW786 chromosome 9, ValleyOak3.0 Primary Assembly, whole genome shotgun sequence region TacttttttgaaacttgattttgtgaAAATCAAGTTTTCCACGATACTTaagttccatgaactcgagtactatgaaaaaaatttaaaattttttgatggtTAGGAgttcatggaacttgagttctatgaactcgagtaccatgaaaaatttgattttctcaaaatcaagtttcaaaaaagtggtatgaactcgagtaccatgaaaaattctattttctcgaaatcgagtttcaaaaaagtggtaaattgctaaatatttcacaaACAGTTGTAGATTGCATTATATTTTCAGAAAAAgcggtatttggccattttggcctaaaTTTCGATTAATCTTTGCACGGAAAAAGTTGaattaaagtttcaattttatatagtgCCTCTCTATCTACTCATGATGACTTTTCTAAAAGTTTGCAAGTTGTGAATAGGAGGATTAGCTAGGCAATGCATCAAATATATGGTATTAAATGGCTAATTCCAACATTCTCTAGTGGGGGGTGTCTCTATGGTCTCAAACTTAGGAGGGTGAGTCATAATGGTTGCCCCCGCTCTTTTttgttcatccaaaaaaaaaaaaaagctaaatggAAGCGCAAGTGCATAGTTCTTCTGTTGTGcttcaaacttttgtctttttaGTCATTTTGGTCATATGAGAAAGGGCATAGATATCATAGAGAAAATTAAGAGAATCCAGATTGAACATCCggattaataataaatatggAAATCGGATGTTAACGATTCCATTTCTTtttagaagggaaaaaaattgaaatctagATGTTTGACATCTAGTTTTGGttataagaaaaagatttgaAAAGGTAAGGAATCCAGATCTTTTAAAGAGGTAGATTTTCCAATAGAAGATTACTTTCCACTCAAAATATCGCACTTGATGCAATTGTTACGAGTGGCTAAGATTTAAAATTGCAAAAAGCAACTTTAAATTCAAccattgaataaataaaaaaaaatgtaaaaatgtaagtttagtgaaaaaatattgtgagagaGGGGGAGTTAATTGTATGGTGCAATTGAACTCAAATCACTTTTTTAAGATTCACATTTAATGACcaacaaaatatgaaatttaaaatttattagactaattattattatgagtaatgttacagtcacgaactattttacaatactttttaactattttacaacattttttaaaacatttatataGTCAATATactattggttttcatttaagtccaccattaatatcattttttcatttaccaataatcacccaccacatcaatagtttgtaaaatattttgtaaaatagtttgaaaGATATCTGAGATTTAATATCTGTTTACACCCAAaattgattgatgtcttggtttaatgataaagaactattattagGAGTGGACACTATAAGTTGAAagtctcttaaaaaaaaaccataattaaagaatatattCCTTTGCTTCtcaaaagggggggggggggggaactgCATTTAATTTATACAAGTTCTGAAACTGCAAcatattttttctacttttattctagaaaatatttgtgCATCTCTCTTATCTCATAACTGAACATAAACAAGGAAACTCATGAATTAGAAACCATACCGTGAATTGGTTGGTAACCTTTggatttctctctcctctaggGTAGGAGCTTTTCTCTCTCGTTGGGGTACGAGTCTCTTTCTCCCTTAGTTTATCACTAAGGGTTTGACTTTCCATTTGGGTGCTGTCTTAGTTAGTCCTGGATATGGCAGATGAAGTGATACACAGCTTGGAGGATATGAAACTGACTACAGAAGAGGAGGAAGTTATACCTATCTCCGATGAGGGTAGGCAAGAAGAGATTGAGAGATGTGTCCTAAGTTTAATCGGTAAGTTCCTCACCTGCAAACCCTTTAATAAAAGAGCTGCTCTAAGCCCAATGAAGAGGGCGTGGGGATTGGAAAACAAAGTACAGGTTGTGGACGTCGGAGCAAACCTTTTTCAGTTCAAGTTTCCGACTGAATTTGATTTGGAAAGGGTTTTGAAGAATGGGCCGTGGACTTTCGATAACCAAGCTCTATTACTAGTTCGATGGAGAGCTGGGATGACCGCTAGCAATGTCAAGTTTGAGTCTGCGTCATTTTGGGTGCAAATCTGGGGAGCCCCGTTTGATATGGTCTCTCCAAAAGTAGCAGAGAAAATAGGGAGTCGGttgggagttgttgaagaagTGGAGAAGAGGCTGAAACAGGATACTCCAAGCATGTTTATGAGAGTTAAGGTGGCGCTGCCTATATCAAAACCGCTTCGGAGAGGGGCGTTTGTTGCTGGATCAAATGGACAGAGGACATGGGTCTCATTTAGGTACGAAAGGCTTGCTCTGTTTTGCCATCACTGCGGTTTGCTTGGCCACGACATCAAGCATTGTGCTCAACACTTCGCGATAACAAAGGGAGGTAGAGAAGTTCCTTGCCAGTATGGGGAATGGCTGAAGGCCTCAGGGAGTCGTGGTCGGTCTCCAAATCGGCGAGACCAAGTTCGTGAGGCAGATGACAAAGGGAACGCTGAGAGGAGAACAACGCAGCAACATCAGAATGAGTTGTCTGGGATGGTTAACGATGGCGGAAGGGATGAGTCAGAGATTAGGGATGGAGGAGACATGCGCTTTAATGAGGCTAACGTGAATTAGGGGTCTGGTTCGAAAGTATCGCTGGCGTATCCCGTGAATCAGGCAGTGCAGAGTATGGACAAAGATGTGATGGAGAAGAACACGTCGGATGGTTTAGTTGGGCCAGACTTGGATGGGC contains the following coding sequences:
- the LOC115961514 gene encoding uncharacterized protein LOC115961514 translates to MADEVIHSLEDMKLTTEEEEVIPISDEGRQEEIERCVLSLIGKFLTCKPFNKRAALSPMKRAWGLENKVQVVDVGANLFQFKFPTEFDLERVLKNGPWTFDNQALLLVRWRAGMTASNVKFESASFWVQIWGAPFDMVSPKVAEKIGSRLGVVEEVEKRLKQDTPSMFMRVKVALPISKPLRRGAFVAGSNGQRTWVSFRYERLALFCHHCGLLGHDIKHCAQHFAITKGGREVPCQYGEWLKASGSRGRSPNRRDQVREADDKGNAERRTTQQHQNELSGMVNDGGRDESEIRDGGDMRFNEANVN